One window from the genome of Equus quagga isolate Etosha38 chromosome 6, UCLA_HA_Equagga_1.0, whole genome shotgun sequence encodes:
- the LOC124241185 gene encoding translation initiation factor IF-2-like, translating to MGQSWALLDAATSPHPFPGGSRAATGGAEARARRGRGRAAPPLCPPAPPRPAQRGGGSATAVPVARGPRPKPGTIGRGAQSPPCPPPSPRAARPAGTWRRGRRSRRAGPALQRRAPGRWAAEGASTPPPRPPGPAPRAADREVARPARGLPTRVTKPTRGGGGAQAATPRAPAPAAVRPRTKFGGRGLPPPPRRPPARRYLVGAPPPGPRPAPCAAAAAALFWRRFNSRPREKVSLPGPPRPACTPSLEGARASRVSSSRGHCVRRAPARPPAGPAQAGPAPAPGHAAAATPPRAAPLRPARPPSGPGPHTTGFPPSAEGRADSPGGVAATIFASPAAGSRSRLPTRLRFTTTGGPRPGVRPAGRPAPRRGFARRASSGGAAGVVPTPSASPEGAKWREGAGQAAAAAPRRTMWHKKQSTSDLPARPPITAGPAHGARAGRPGEREPGAARGAALPSPGRAALPRRLPAHAARLAERLARAPRATPPARPPLTSSARVRTPARRTPSWKRTLPAAS from the exons ATGGGTCAGAGCTGGGCCCTGCTGGACGCGGCAACCTCCCCCCACCCGTTTCCCGGCGGCAGCCGCGCGGCGACCGGCGGCGCCGAGGCCCGAGCGCGGCGGGGACGCGGGCGCGCCGCCCCTCCTTTGTGTCCCCCAGCCCCCCCGCGCCCGGCCCAGAGGGGCGGAGGCTCCGCGACTGCGGTGCCCGTCGCACGCGGCCCGAGGCCTAAGCCAGGAACAATCGGCCGCGGCGCGCAGTCGCCGCCATGTCCCCCGCCCTCACCCCGCGCAGCCCGCCCCGCAGGAACATGGCGGCGCGGCCGCCGCTCCCGCCGAGCCGGCCCGGCCCTCCAGCGCCGCGCTCCCGGCCGGTGGGCGGCCGAAGGCGCCTCCACGCCGCCGCCGAGGCCGCCCGGGCCTGCTCCGCGGGCCGCGGATCGGGAAGTTGCGCGCCCCGCCCGAGGGCTGCCCACGCGGGTAACAAAGCCCAcgcggggtgggggtggcgcCCAGGCCGCGACGCCCCGAGCTCCCGCGCCCGCCGCCGTCCGCCCGCGCACAAAGTTTGGGGGCCGCGGGCTCCCGCCCCCGCCGCGCCGCCCGCCGGCGCGCAGGTACCTCGTGGGCGCGCCCCCTCCCGGCCCGCGGCCTGCCCCAtgtgctgccgccgccgccgctttGTTCTGGAGGCGCTTTAACTCTCGCCCCCGAGAGAAAGTTTCCCTGCCGGGGCCCCCGCGTCCCGCGTGCACCCCGAGCCTGGAGGGGGCGCGGGCCTCGCGCGTCTCCTCCTCGAGGGGCCATTGTGTGCGCCGCGCGCCCGCCCGGCCGCCCGCCGGGCCGGCCCAGGCAGG ACCCGCCCCGGCCCCCGGCCACGCCGCCGCCGCCACGCCGCCCCGGGCCGCTCCGCTCCGCCCCGCCCGGCCGCCCTCCGGCCCCGGGCCGCACACAACAGGTTTCCCTCCGTCGGCGGAGGGGCGGGCAGACTCACCGGGAGGAGTAGCTGCCACCATCTTCGCCTCGCCCGCCGCGGGCTCTCGCTCCCGCCTCCCCACCCGCCTCCGTTTTACTACGACCGGAGGCCCCAGGCCGGGGGTgcggccggccggccggcccgCCCCGCGGAGGGGCTTCGCGAGGCGCGCGAGCAGCGGCGGCGCGGCGGGGGTCGTCCCCACCCCCTCGGCCTCGCCCGAGGGCGCGAAGTGGCGCGAAGGCGCAGgtcaggcggcggcggcggcacctCGAAGGACCATGTGG CATAAAAAACAAAGTACTTCCGACCTCCCCGCCCGCCCGCCAATCACCGCAGGCCCCGCCCACGGCGCTCGGGCTGGGCGGCCGGGAGAGCGGGAGCCGGGAGCCGCTCGCGGCGCCGCGCTGCCTTCCCCGGGCCGGGCCGCGCTGCCCCGCCGCCTGCCCGCCCACGCCGCCCGCCTCGCGGAGCGCCTGGCCCGGGCACCCCGCGCCACGCCTCCGGCACGCCCTCCGTTAACTAGCTCTGCGCGCGTGCGGACCCCCGCGCGTCGCACACCCTCCTGGAAGCGCACGCTTCCTGCGGCTTCCTGA